TCAGGCCGGATATCGCCGAGGGCAGTGTCGAAAAGCCATACATGGCGGCAATGAGCGCTAACCCCAGAATTGCCGAGCCGGTCAGGTCAAATTTCTGACCATGCGCCTCGGCCCAGTCTCCTTTTAGGAGAAGGAAAGTCACCGCCAGAAGAATCAGGCCTAAGGGAACGTTGAGCCAGAAAATGAACCGCCATCCCAACTGCTGGGTGATAAAACCTCCTAGAAACGGGCCGGCTGAAAGACCGAAATAGACCGCTGCCGTTGTGATTCCCAGGGCACGCCCCCGCTCGGTCGTTGGGACAACCGAGATTAATATTGGTATCATTGTGGCAAATATCATCGCCGAGGCGCACCCCTGAATGACTCGACAAATAATCATCGTAGCGATTGAATGGGAACTGGCAATGAGAACCGAGGAGATTAAAAGCAGCAGCAGTCCCAATATGAATATCCTTTTGCGGCCATAAATATCCCCCAGCCGGCCGAACGGTATTAAAAATGTTGCCGCCGCCAGCAGAAAAGCAGTGTTCATCCATCCAAGCACGGCCGGACCCATGGAGAATTCTTGGCCGATCGAGGGCAGAGCAACGTTGAGCGAGGATGACATAAACGGCCCCAGAAAAGAGGTCAGCGTGGCGACAACAATCGCAGCATTCTTGGAGGTGCGCGGTGTATTAGTGTTCATATAACAAAACTTACGCCAGGTAGGGTCGTGATGAAATGACACAGGCTCTTCATAATTGGCAAATATACAGAAATTATTCGCGATACTCCGCAGTAATGATTGACAGTCCCGCACCTTTTGCATAGTCCGGCTGCAGAGATCATTCCCGGCCAAAAGGATCTCGCAAAACTGCCAATATCGGCGCTAAAATCATGATAGTTGTCAGCGGGCAATATCTATTTTGCCGGAAGAATAGGTTACGCACAGTTATCAATGTTACCGTAAATGATTGAATGACAACAATATAAATAAATATTATCGACCCGGTCAATTTTTCTGAAAAAAAACTCTTGACTTTTCTGGTAATTATCCGATATCTTAATAATATCATAATGATATCACAGGAGGAAGTATGATAAAAGAACGTGAACTGAAAGTCATTACTGGTTGGGTGCCACTGGCCTTGTTGATTCTTGCGCTAGCAGGACTGATTTACTGGGCCGCTATCGCCATTGAACTGACCAAGATCGTACCGGCAATATTGATTTTATTCGATCTATTCTTGCTCGGCGGATTGTTTATGGTCAACCCCAATGAGGGGCGTGTCCTGCAGTTGTTCGGCAAATATGTCGGCACGGCGCGCATGGAGGGATTGCGCTGGGCCAATCCGCTCTATGCCAAAAGGCGAATTTCTTTAAGAGTGCGTAATTTCGAAACCAATCGCCTCAAGGTGAATGATATCGATGGGAATCCGATCGAAATTGCGGCGATTGTGGTTTGGAAAGTAGTCGATACCGCCGAGGCGACTTTTCAGGTGGATAACTACGAAAATTTCGTGAAGATACAGAGTGAATCGGCAGTGAGAAATCTCGCTACCCAACATCCGTACGATTCACATACCGAAAACCGGGTATCCTTGCGCGGTCATACCGGCACTATTGCCGAGCAACTGAAAACCGAAATTCACGAGCGGCTGGCCCAGGCCGGGGTAGAGGTTATTGAGGCGCGCATCAGTCATCTGGCTTATGCACCGGAAATAGCCGAGGCGATGTTACGTCGCCAACAGGCCGGTGCCGTTGTAGCGGCCCGTCAGTTGATTGTGGAGGGTGCGGTCGGGATGGTGGAAATGGCGCTGGAGCAACTCGCCAAAAAGAATATTATTGAGCTGGATCATGAAAAGAAGGCGGCGATGGTGTCCAACCTTCTGGTGGTCCTCTGCGGCGAGAGCGCCAGTCAGCCGGTCATTAACACCGGAACCTTGTATCAATAATTGTGGCGGAACGTAAGTCATTTCTTCTTCGGGTGGACGGGGGAATTCTCGCCCGGATGCAGAAGTGGGCCGATGACGAACTGCGGAGCCTGAATGGCCAGATAGAATATCTTCTGCGGAAAGCGTTGCGCGAGGCGGGCCGGATTTCGGAACCGGAAAGGAAAAAGGAACCGCCCGAATAAAAGATTGATGTTCCAAATTGGATAATTGGAAAATTCCAATCGGCGAGTTATAATATTGAGCGAGATACGGAGAACGTATGAATTATGGAGCACATATAGCCATCGCCGCCGCGGCGGCCAAAAAAAGACAAAATGAGGAGGAAGAAGATATGGCAGGTTACAATAAGGAAGATCTGGAGGGTTGGGAATTCAAGATCGTCCGCTCCACCACGGGGAGGTTTAAAGACTACCAGCGCGTTCAGGATGTGTGCCAGGAGGAGGCCAAGGCCGGGTGGGAGATGGTTGAGAAGTTTGACAATTATCGCATCAGGTTCAAGCGACGGGTGGAAAGACGCAGCAGCGATTCACAGATCGGAATCGATCCCTACCGCACCAATGTCGGTATGGGTGAAGGGACTATTGCTGTTGTCGTAATCAGTGTTGTGCTCGTCCTGATAGCGGCCGGCCTTCTGGTCTCTCTGTTAGTCGAAAAGGGAAAGTTACAGACCAGAGAACTGGGTGTCGTTTTGCCTTTTGTGATAATCGTTCTGGCTGCGATAGCGATTGTTGTTGCCCGGCTTCGGCATCGGTAGAAAAGTCACGTCTATATCGACTATCTCTTTTTGGGCTTGGTCCCGATAATGAACATCATTCGATGATCGCGGCTGATCGGCTCCTCTTTCGTTGTGCCGTATCCTTCGATATCTGCAAAACCGGCCTTTTCGAGCATCCGAACTAACTCATGATAGGAATAAACCCGTATGGTGACTTCATAGGAGGACTCACCGCTATCCTTGATAAAATGCCAGATTCCTTTGCTTCGCGAGGTTCGGTAGTCAAAGCTCCTTTCTTCCAAAATCTTGATTTTGCCGACACGGGACCAGTCGTTAGGAGAAAAATTAGTTATGATCCAATCTCGGTTTATCAGATGCAGCATGAACCTGCCGCCCGGCTTGAGCGCCTGATAAATCTTCCTGATTACCAGAAAATCATCGCTTTCCTTTTCAAAATACCCGAAAGAGGTCCAGAGATTTCCGGCGGCCTCAAACTGGTTTTTGAAATTTATTTTGCGCATATCCAGATGATGTAAATCGACTTTCAGTTTTCGGCGCTCCGCTGTCTTTTTGAACTCCTCCAGATATGAAACCGTAATATCGACACCGGTCACTCTTATTCCCCTCTGTGCCAGGGGAAGAGAAATTCTGCCGATTCCGCAGGGACAGTCAAGAAACTTTGAACCCGGCTTCAGGTCCAATTTCTTGATAATAAAGCGCACCTGATTCATCGTATCCGCTGATTTCATATCAAACAGGGGGCGCAAATCGTCGAAAATATTTTCCCACCATGCGGTGCCTTTTGCCGCCATATTTTACCTCTTTGTTGAGATTTGCAACCGCTAATTTAACAAATAATATATCATTTGTCCATTCCCTTTCGATTTTGTATATTAGCCCAACATATTGACCATCAAGTTTGAGGATAATGGCCATGTCGCAGTCAGATTTTAAACCCTATGTCTCTCCCTATGAAACCCAGAGAGAATTTACTCTTCGCGCCGTTTTGTTAGGAGCCTTTCTGGGGATTGTTTTTGCCGCATCTTCAGTCTATCTCGCGCTGAAAGTCGGCATGACCGTCAGCGCCTCCATACCGATTGCAGTGCTGTCGATAACTCTCTTCCGAGTCTTCGGAAAAGCCACTATTCTCGAAAATAACATCGTGCAAACCACCGGTTCGGCCGGTGAGTCGATCGCTTTCGGTGTCGCCACGACCATGCCGGTCTTTGTTCTCCTCGGCATGGAAATGGAGCTTATGCCCATTCTTACCATGTCTCTCTTGGGAGGTATACTCGGCGTTCTGATGATGATACCTCTGCGGCAGGGTCTGATTGTCAAAGAGCACGGCAAGCTTGCCTATCCCGAGGGAACCGCCTGCGCCGATGTCTTGATTGTCGGTGAAAAGGGGGGCACGACCGCCAAAACTGTCTTTATGGGATTCGGCATTGGCGCCGTATACAAACTCTGCAATGCCGGATTTCGTTTCTGGGAGGAAATCCCGAATCGTCTCCTCAAGTTTTTCAAAGGAGCCTCGGTGGCCGCCGAAATTTCCCCCG
This region of Candidatus Zixiibacteriota bacterium genomic DNA includes:
- a CDS encoding Arc family DNA binding domain-containing protein, which translates into the protein MAERKSFLLRVDGGILARMQKWADDELRSLNGQIEYLLRKALREAGRISEPERKKEPPE
- a CDS encoding methyltransferase domain-containing protein; the encoded protein is MAAKGTAWWENIFDDLRPLFDMKSADTMNQVRFIIKKLDLKPGSKFLDCPCGIGRISLPLAQRGIRVTGVDITVSYLEEFKKTAERRKLKVDLHHLDMRKINFKNQFEAAGNLWTSFGYFEKESDDFLVIRKIYQALKPGGRFMLHLINRDWIITNFSPNDWSRVGKIKILEERSFDYRTSRSKGIWHFIKDSGESSYEVTIRVYSYHELVRMLEKAGFADIEGYGTTKEEPISRDHRMMFIIGTKPKKR
- a CDS encoding SPFH domain-containing protein, which produces MKERELKVITGWVPLALLILALAGLIYWAAIAIELTKIVPAILILFDLFLLGGLFMVNPNEGRVLQLFGKYVGTARMEGLRWANPLYAKRRISLRVRNFETNRLKVNDIDGNPIEIAAIVVWKVVDTAEATFQVDNYENFVKIQSESAVRNLATQHPYDSHTENRVSLRGHTGTIAEQLKTEIHERLAQAGVEVIEARISHLAYAPEIAEAMLRRQQAGAVVAARQLIVEGAVGMVEMALEQLAKKNIIELDHEKKAAMVSNLLVVLCGESASQPVINTGTLYQ